A single genomic interval of Camelina sativa cultivar DH55 chromosome 11, Cs, whole genome shotgun sequence harbors:
- the LOC104725672 gene encoding formin-like protein 7: protein MSEMEHKETEPPRKQLRQPPSVPFIWEERPGYPKKNWQPSLATFVPSPPPLPPPVPVPVKLVTSVPFRWEETPGKPLPDSSNDPPQLPHPPSETTTTTPLPPPVPVPVKLVTSVPFDWEETPGQPYPCFATFVDFNPSEPLDQPLPPPPMYGEVETSSDIFDDASSDSFSSVPSLLATNRSVSISGTVVAMDDVDDNLNRETTSLPSSPTYESDDSTSSYMTGASSLVGASFLEKLFPRLLPSEKVKAADSEDVKVSTRPLHEEVKPTTESDNMNIGFPVRTPQTLGELIMMSRRRSYMRRAVEMRKQKNLYTEFTKSGADSCCLFVPGIKMIEGLEWKKYQPRLKLI, encoded by the exons ATGTCTGAAATGgaacacaaagaaacagagcCACCTCGAAAACAATTGAGACAGCCTCCTTCTGTTCCTTTCATATGGGAAGAGAGGCCTGGCTACCCCAAGAAGAATTGGCAACCTTCGTTAGCCACCTTCGTGCCTTCTCCTCCTCCCCTTCCCCCACCTGTCCCAGTCCCGGTTAAGCTGGTCACATCGGTTCCTTTCCGTTGGGAAGAAACGCCTGGAAAACCTCTCCCTGATTCCTCAAATGACCCACCTCAGCTTCCACATCCACCATCAGAAACCACTACGACAACTCCATTACCGCCTCCAGTTCCTGTTCCGGTTAAGCTGGTTACTTCAGTTCCGTTCGATTGGGAAGAAACGCCTGGACAACCATACCCTTGTTTTGcaacttttgttgatttcaATCCATCTGAGCCGTTGGATCAACCGCTGCCACCTCCTCCCATGTACGGTGAGGTTGAAACCAGCAGTGATATTTTTGATGACGCAAGCAGTGATTCCTTCAGCTCTGTGCCGTCTCTATTAGCAACAAACCGCTCGGTTTCGATATCCGGTACTGTGGTGGCAATGGATGATGTTGATGACAATCTGAATAGAGAGACTACCTCATTGCCATCGTCGCCAACTTATGAATCTGATGACAGTACGAGCAGTTACATGACTGGAGCTTCCAGTCTTGTGGGAGCTTCGTTCTTGGAAAAGCTTTTTCCACGTCTTCTTCCATCAGAAAAGGTCAAAGCTGCTGATTCTGAGGACGTTAAGGTTTCTACTCGTCCGTTGCATGAAGAAGTTAAGCCTACTACAGAATCCGACAACATGAATATTGGTTTTCCTGTGAGGACGCCACAGACACTTGGGGAGCTAATAATGATGAGCCGAAGGAGAAGCTATATGAGAAGAGCTGTTGAAATGAGAAAGCAGAAGAATCTTTACACG GAATTTACAAAGAGTGGAGCTGATAGCTGTTGCCTCTTTGTGCCGGGCATCAAAATGATAGAAGGACTTGAGTGGAAAAAATACCAACCGAGGTTGAAGCTCATTTAG
- the LOC104725671 gene encoding probable aminotransferase ACS12 yields the protein MRLIVPLRGVIQGRGGLFVGSLIPCCLFYFLQLYLKGRRPPPSDPTELPRTSSRSNLFSRGNSIGRVRVSSRAVPVAKPPDSPYYIGLERVKTDPYDRITNTDGIIQLGLAESTLCFDLLQRWMSENLMESIMQSGDGEFDISSIAMYKPFEGLLELRVAFADFMSRIMGGKVSFDPSKMVITAGGTPAIEVLAFCLADHGNAFLIPTPYYPGFERDIKFRTGVELIPVHCRSSDNFTVTVSALEQAFNQARKRGSKVSGILFSNPSNPVGNILSRETLHDILKFAQEKNIHVIYDEIFAGSVYGEKEFVSMAEIADSGDVDKSRVHIIYALSKDLSIPGFRAGVIYSFHEDVVSAAKKLMRFSSVSVPVQRILISLLSDVRFIEEYMTAHRQRIRDKHVRFVEGLKQLGIPCAESGGGLYCWVDMSSLLTSYSEKGELELFEKLLTVAKINATPGTACFCIEPGWFRCCFTALADEDIPVIMDRIRQLAESIRS from the exons ATGAGGCTGATAGTACCTCTACGTGGCGTAATCCAAGGCCGTGGCGGTCTCTTCGTCGGCTCTCTCATCCCTTGTTGTCTCTTTTACTTTCTCCAGCTTTACCTGAAAGGACGCCGTCCTCCTCCCTCAGACCCGACGGAGTTACCGAGAACGTCGTCACGGTCTAATCTCTTCTCCCGCGGAAACTCAATCGGACGAGTTAGAGTCTCCTCTCGTGCTGTTCCTGTGGCGAAACCTCCCGATTCGCCTTACTATATTGGATTGGAGAGAGTCAAAACGGATCCGTACGATCGGATTACGAATACAGATGGGATTATTCAGCTTGGATTGGCTGAGAGTACG CTGTGCTTTGACTTGCTTCAGAGATGGATGTCTGAGAATTTGATGGAGTCGATAATGCAATCTGGTGATGGTGAATTCGATATTAGTAGTATCGCTATGTATAAACCTTTTGAAGGATTGCTGGAACTCAGAGTG GCTTTTGCTGATTTCATGTCACGGATAATGGGAGGTAAGGTGTCATTTGACCCTTCTAAGATGGTTATAACAGCTGGTGGGACTCCTGCTATCGAAGTGTTGGCCTTTTGCTTGGCTGATCATGGAAATGCTTTTCTGATTCCGACGCCATATTATCCAGG CTTCGAGAGGGATATTAAATTTCGGACAGGAGTTGAGCTTATACCAGTACACTGCCGTAGCTCTGACAATTTTACAGTAACGGTTTCCGCACTGGAACAAGCTTTTAATCAGGCTAGAAAGCGAGGAAGCAAGGTTTCTGGCATCCTATTTTCAAACCCATCAAATCCTGTTGGAAATATACTATCGAGGGAGACGCTTCatgatattttgaaatttgctCAAGAGAAAAATATTCATGTTATTTATGATGAAATCTTTGCTGGTTCTGTTTACGGGGAAAAAGAGTTTGTTAGCATGGCAGAGATCGCTGACTCTGGTGACGTTGATAAGAGTAGGGTTCATATCATCTATGCCTTATCAAAAGACTTGTCAATTCCTGGTTTTAGAGCTGGAGTCATCTATTCCTTTCATGAAGACGTGGTAAGTGCAGCGAAGAAGCTGATGAGATTTTCATCAGTGTCAGTTCCAGTCCAAAGGATACTTATCTCTCTGCTATCGGATGTAAGATTTATTGAGGAATACATGACAGCGCACAGGCAAAGGATCCGGGATAAGCATGTTAGATTCGTTGAAGGTTTGAAGCAATTAGGGATTCCTTGTGCTGAGAGTGGTGGCGGGTTGTATTGTTGGGTTGACATGAGCAGTTTACTGACATCCTACAGTGAGAAAGGAGAACTTGAGTTATTTGAGAAGCTATTAACTGTTGCTAAAATTAATGCTACTCCAGGAACAGCCTGTTTTTGTATAGAACCGGGTTGGTTTAGGTGTTGTTTTACCGCTTTAGCTGATGAAGATATCCCAGTGATTATGGACAGGATCAGACAGCTTGCTGAATCAATTAGATCTTGA
- the LOC104725673 gene encoding cysteine and histidine-rich domain-containing protein RAR1 — MEVRSGTKKLQCQRIGCNAMFTDDDNPEGSCQFHASGPFFHDGMKEWSCCKQRSHDFSLFLEIPGCKTGKHTTEKPVLAKPAPKHPITVPTSSPVANAASKNSCSRCLQGFFCSDHASQPKEQTKQTLNTPVQAEEEEEKIESIAPPIKKVVIDINQPQVCNNKGCGKTFKERDNHETACSYHPGPPVFHDRVKGWKCCDVHVNEFDEFMEIPPCAKGWHSSNPSQAV; from the exons ATGGAAGTAAGATCGGGAACGAAGAAGCTTCAGTGCCAACGTATTGGCTGCAACGCCATGTTCACCGATGACGATAATCCCGAAGGTTCTTGTCAATTCCATGCTTCT GGA CCGTTTTTTCATGACGGAATGAAAGAGTGGAGCTGCTGCAAGCAAAGAAGTCATGATTTCAGTTTGTTCTTGGAAATTCCTGG ATGTAAAACAGGTAAGCACACAACTGAGAAACCAGTCCTGGCCAAACCGGCTCCAAAACATCCTATCACGGTTCCTACTTCATCTCCAGTTGCCAATGCTGCATCAAAAAACTCTTGCTCCAGATGCCTGCAAGGCTTCTTCTGCTCAGACCATG CCTCCCAACCCAAAGAACAGACCAAGCAGACCCTGAACACACCAGtacaagcagaagaagaagaagaaaagattgaaTCCATAGCACCTCCAATTAAAAAAGTTGTTATAGACATTAATCAACCGCAAGTATGCAACAACAAAGGATGTGGCAAAACGTTCAAAGAGAGAGACAATCACGAGACTGCATGTAGCTATCATCCAGGTCCTCCTGTCTTCCACGACAGAGTGAAAGGG TGGAAATGCTGCGATGTTCACGTGAATGAGTTTGACGAGTTCATGGAAATACCGCCTTGCGCTAAAGGTTGGCACAGCAGCAACCCCTCTCAGGCCgtctga
- the LOC104728803 gene encoding probable aminotransferase ACS12 produces the protein MRLIVPLRGVIQGRGGLFVGSLIPCCLFYFLQLYLKGRRPPPSDPTELPRTSSRSNLFSRGNSIGRVRVSSRAVPVAKPPDSPYYIGLERVKTDPYDRITNTDGIIQLGLAESTLCFDLLQRWMSENLMESIMQSGDGEFDISSIAMYKPFEGLLELRVAFADFMSRIMGGKVSFDPSKMVITAGGTPAIXECFHKGQVRTKFWIIIRGLIVIFKTLGIFQ, from the exons ATGAGGCTGATAGTACCTCTACGTGGCGTAATCCAAGGCCGTGGCGGTCTCTTCGTCGGCTCTCTCATCCCTTGTTGTCTCTTTTACTTTCTCCAGCTTTACCTGAAAGGACGCCGTCCTCCTCCCTCAGACCCGACGGAGTTACCGAGAACGTCGTCACGGTCTAATCTCTTCTCCCGCGGAAACTCAATCGGACGAGTTAGAGTCTCCTCTCGTGCTGTTCCTGTGGCGAAACCTCCCGATTCGCCTTACTATATTGGATTGGAGAGAGTCAAAACGGATCCGTACGATCGGATTACGAATACAGATGGGATTATTCAGCTTGGATTGGCTGAGAGTACG CTGTGCTTTGACTTGCTTCAGAGATGGATGTCTGAGAATTTGATGGAGTCGATAATGCAATCTGGTGATGGTGAATTCGATATTAGTAGTATCGCTATGTATAAACCTTTTGAAGGATTGCTGGAACTCAGAGTG GCTTTTGCTGATTTCATGTCACGGATAATGGGAGGTAAGGTGTCATTTGACCCTTCTAAGATGGTTATAACAGCTGGTGGGACTCCTGCTATCNCTGAATGCTTCCATAAAGGTCAAGTTCGGACGAAGTTTTGGATCATTATCAGgggtttgattgttattttcAAAACTCTTGGGATCTTTCAATAA
- the LOC104725670 gene encoding uncharacterized protein LOC104725670, protein MALETFLIKLKNAISSKPSSRTRPLRSSPLINTTTTTSSVGVLSFEVARVMTKILHLTHSLTDANLLSLRDHSLSLEGLTKIVTGDEIFHLSLVCAELADSLAHAANSVSRLSHRCTTPSLRSFHRLFHEFADIGRDPHGWVMSSKDTEAKNKKIERYVSVTTALYREMEEMTILENSLRKQSLQIGIEFTEEEDDYENKKDVMKVIDLQNKIERQKQHVKYLKDRSLWNKSFDTVVLILARSVFTALARLKSVFSSAAATSYMGGTVVSSLPRSLSSSSSSMNLVHPSPNDEERDKTASSSAFLEESSRLLKPPETTLGGAGVALHYANLIVVMEKMIKQPQLVGLDARDDLYSMLPASVRSSLRSRLKGVGFTATDGGLATEWKAALGRILRWLLPLAQNMIRWQSERSFEQQHMATSANSQNRVMLVQTLVFADKVKTEAAITELLVGLNYIWRFQREMTAKALFNLQSPLTHNHS, encoded by the exons ATGGCTCTCGAAACTTTCctaataaaactcaaaaacgcTATTTCATCCAAACCCTCTTCTCGGACTCGACCCCTTCGATCATCTCCTTTGATCaataccaccaccaccacttccTCCGTCGGAGTTTTATCGTTCGAGGTGGCACGTGTCATGACCAAAATCCTTCACCTCACTCATTCTCTGACCGACGCTAATCTCCTCAGTCTCCGAGACCACTCTCTCTCCTTAGAAGGTCTCACCAAAATCGTCACCGGAGATGAAATATTCCACCTCAGCCTCGTTTGTGCTGAGCTCGCAGATAGTCTCGCCCACGCAGCTAACTCTGTTTCAAGGCTGAGCCACCGTTGCACTACCCCTAGCCTCCGCTCATTCCACCGCTTATTCCATGAGTTCGCTGACATAGGTCGTGATCCTCATGGCTGGGTCATGAGCTCTAAAGACACAGAAgctaagaacaagaaaatcGAAAG ATACGTGAGTGTGACGACTGCTTTGTATAGAGAGATGGAAGAGATGACGATATTAGAGAACTCTCTGAGAAAACAAAGTTTACAGATTGGGATCGAAttcacagaagaagaagacgactacGAGAACAAGAAAGATGTAATGAAAGTGATAGATCTACAGAACAAGATTGAGAGACAGAAACAACATGTCAAGTATCTGAAAGATCGATCTCTCTGGAACAAAAGCTTCGACACCGTCGTGTTGATTCTCGCAAGATCGGTATTCACAGCACTCGCTCGACTCAAATCCGTCTTCTCCTCCGCCGCAGCCACTAGCTACATGGGTGGGACGGTCGTGTCTTCTCTCCCtcgttctctctcttcttcttcttcctctatgaATCTTGTTCACCCGAGCCCAAACGACGAGGAGAGAGACAAAACGGCGTCGTCCTCTGCGTTTCTTGAAGAGAGCTCAAGACTTTTGAAACCACCGGAGACAACTCTCGGTGGAGCTGGTGTAGCGCTTCACTACGCGAATCTTATAGTCGTGATGGAGAAGATGATAAAGCAACCTCAGCTTGTAGGTCTTGACGCGAGAGACGATCTGTATTCAATGTTGCCGGCTAGCGTGAGATCGTCGCTAAGGTCGAGGCTAAAAGGAGTTGGTTTCACGGCGACGGACGGTGGTTTAGCGACGGAGTGGAAGGCGGCATTAGGTCGGATCTTACGGTGGTTGTTACCGTTGGCGCAGAATATGATTAGGTGGCAGAGTGAGAGAAGCTTCGAGCAGCAACACATGGCGACATCAGCAAATAGCCAGAACAGAGTGATGTTAGTTCAGACGCTTGTGTTTGCAGATAAAGTTAAGACAGAAGCAGCCATAACAGAGCTTCTTGTTGGGTTGAACTACATCTGGAGATTCCAAAGAGAGATGACTGCTAAAGCTCTGTTCAATCTACAGTCTCCTCTTACTCATAATCACAGCTAA